The genomic region CCCCGGCCCGGCGCTGGATGGCAAATCGGTCTACGAACTGATGGAGGCAGAGCAGGTGACCTACGCGGCGGGTGTGCCCACCGTGTGGCAAATGCTGCTGGGCCATGTCAAACCGGCGGGGCTCAAGTTCTCGTCGCTCAAGCGCACCGTCATCGGTGGCTCTGCCTGTCCGCCCGCCATGATCACCGCCTTCCAGGAAGAGTTCGGAGTGACCGTGCTGCATGCCTGGGGCATGACGGAAATGAGCCCGCTGGGCACCTTGTGCACGCTCAAGAACAAGCATCTGTCCTTGCCCAAGGACGAACAGATGAAGATCGTGCAAAAGCAGGGGCGGGCCATCTACGGCGTGGACATGAAGATCGTGGGAGGCGATGGCGAGGAGCTGCCGTGGGACGGCAAGACCTATGGCGACCTTCTGGTCAAAGGCCCGTGGATCGTTGCAAGCTACTTCAAGGGCGAGGGCGGCAACCCGCTGGTCAAGGATGCGCAGGGCCGGGGCTGGTTCCCCACCGGTGACGTGGCCACCATTGATGCCGATGGGTTCATGCAGATCACCGATCGCAGCAAGGATGTGATCAAGTCGGGTGGGGAGTGGATCAGTTCCATCGACATCGAGAACATCGCGATGGCTCACCCCGCGATCGCCATGGCCGCCTGCGTGGGCATGCCCCACCCCAAGTGGGACGAACGCCCCATCGTGGCGGTAGTCAAGCGCGCAGGGGCAGAAGTCACGCGCGAGGAGTTGCTGGCCTTCTACGAAGGCAAGACGGCCAAGTGGCAAATACCGGATGACGTCGTGTTTGTCGAGGCTATCCCCATCGGAGCCACGGGCAAGATGCTCAAGACCAAGCTGCGCGAACAGCTCAAGGACTACAAGCTGCCAGGCCTCTGAGCTTGAGGGCCACGCTGCGGATGCCGCCAAAGCCCCTGTTGGCGGGGCTTTGGGCGGTTTCTCCGGGTCTTTGGCGTGGTCCGTCAACAGGCTTCTGGCACTTCATGGTGGGCCTCCAGTCGCGTGTGCGATAGCTGCTAGGGGCAATCCCTGAGCGTTCAGGGATTGCAAAGCGGTACTCTGCGTCGTGTCGATCAACAAGGAGACAACACCATGAAATTTGCTATCAAGGCTGTAGCGGCTTCCGTACTTCTGGTGAGCGCTGGCGGGGTTTTTGCCCAAAAGGGCGAGACCGTCAAGATCGCTTGGCTCGACCCCCTTTCGGGCTTGATGGCAGCGGTGGGAACCAACCAGCTCAAGAGCTTTCAGTTCCTGGCGGAGGAGTTCAACAAGAAGAACCCCGCAGGTGTGAAATTCGAGATCATCGGCATCGACAACAAACTCAGCCCTCAGGAAACCACCAGCGCCTTGCGCTCGGCCATGGACCAGGGCGCACGCTACGTTGTGCAGGGCAATGGCTCTGGCCCCGCGCTGGCC from Acidovorax sp. DW039 harbors:
- a CDS encoding 3-(methylthio)propionyl-CoA ligase, translated to MLGLMQSQQLLISSLIEFAERHHGDAEIVSRRVEGDIHRYTYRDLAARSRQLANALDALQLQFSDRVATLAWNGYRHMEMYFGVSGSGRVLHTINPRLHPDQIAWIVNHAEDQVLCFDMTFLPLVQAVHARCPTVKQWVAMCDADKLPADTGVPGLVSYEAWIGAHHSNYAWPEFDENSASSMCYTSGTTGNPKAALYSHRSTTLHAYAAALPDVMCISARDSVLPVVPMFHVNAWGIPYSAALTGCKLVFPGPALDGKSVYELMEAEQVTYAAGVPTVWQMLLGHVKPAGLKFSSLKRTVIGGSACPPAMITAFQEEFGVTVLHAWGMTEMSPLGTLCTLKNKHLSLPKDEQMKIVQKQGRAIYGVDMKIVGGDGEELPWDGKTYGDLLVKGPWIVASYFKGEGGNPLVKDAQGRGWFPTGDVATIDADGFMQITDRSKDVIKSGGEWISSIDIENIAMAHPAIAMAACVGMPHPKWDERPIVAVVKRAGAEVTREELLAFYEGKTAKWQIPDDVVFVEAIPIGATGKMLKTKLREQLKDYKLPGL